In a genomic window of Wyeomyia smithii strain HCP4-BCI-WySm-NY-G18 chromosome 1, ASM2978416v1, whole genome shotgun sequence:
- the LOC129731351 gene encoding neprilysin-3 isoform X1 gives MTGEAMTSRVSAVGGNPVAPHLQPPNANHPVQALRTDDIEVQVIEQATELHSNERKSSSGPPVASGKQSASRTALLPPLSVGATTAAAASSANGAARLSLKNPVGWVCCAPCIWLRGSSAVHKMAITAATLLVTTLLVASPILFLISAAPSHLPKDCYVTDDHDCHPTPAPPPECSDSICRAAAISIQARMNWEVEPCREFKNYSCSPLEGNSLRAVKSPQETADIQMQQLLSLNTTAGLFRKLGRLYGSCLRQTLNDSAIKIRLDKLGGYLQIGSVGPQSISPLISKIQQIGPMPIIGIYYDLSYGRKPQTLLIIDGPATSSHILENPVRWQGPKAAPNDVKEDIPKLLEPLINVFLPPGLSSDQRQSEKNVIFAFVRGLNQIRRDYVQKDFTHSYVLNNVTALINTHPFLLWQDLLPANWSGPIVIRSPAYLEHLRKLFLTYQNRVIHNALLLLFALNTLPPGRPSPLVCAKATNWALPEVTSALFIGQYSEQVIAHAIHRTEEMFENMKQHLKRAPSLRGAALVRLSQLKVQAKVWPTLFNRTEIASILDQIEISSDNWFENVLKIYQLNNNRSSIRNASAESTHTAYAYPQIARIFYDTLSHSIVVPLSTILVPYFNPVLPPYLHYATLGTSLAKEILRSITKAFESKIMQCVPNSVDVFSNSSRMDLLIYSGGMQIAYHTLLSLSGPIKGMNRLPGLSLTPPQIFYLMSAQELCAEAEYDGIDVQSNDFDEILTWLISQGGSASDVFQCHSSTMLSFQKNCDIW, from the exons AGCTCTTCCGGTCCGCCCGTAGCCAGTGGCAAACAAAGTGCCTCGAGGACCGCACTCCTTCCTCCATTATCCGTGGGAGCAACAACAGCCGCTGCAGCGTCGTCGGCAAACGGCGCTGCACGGCTATCACTAAAGAACCCAGTCGGTTGGGTTTGCTGTGCACCGTGCATATGGCTTAGGGGCTCATCGGCAGTTCACAAAATGGCAATTACGGCGGCCACCCTACTAGTTACTACTCTGCTCGTCGCCTCGCCCATACTGTTCCTTATCTCAGCCGCACCGTCCCATCTACCGAAAGATTGCTACGTTACGGATGATCACGATTGCCACCCAACACCGGCACCTCCGCCGGAGTGTTCCGATTCTATCTGTCGGGCGGCGGCTATCAGCATACAGGCACGCATGAACTGGGAGGTGGAACCCTGTCGGGAGTTCAAAAACTATAGCTGTTCCCCGCTGGAAGGCAACAGTCTAAGGGCAGTGAAAAGCCCTCAAGAGACAGCCGACATTCAAATGCAGC aGTTGCTGTCACTCAACACGACCGCTGGACTGTTTCGGAAATTGGGTCGCCTTTACGGAAGTTGTCTCCGGCAAACATTAAATGATTCCGCAATTAAAATACGACTAGACAAACTGGGTGGCTATTTGCAGATTGGCTCAGTGGGACCACAAAGTATATCGCCTCTGATATCGAAAATTCAACAGATCGGTCCGATGCCGATTATCGGCATCTACTATGACCTGAGCTACGGACGTAAACCACAAACACTGCTAATAATTGATGGCCCAGCAACATCGTCACACATTCTAGAG AATCCTGTCCGTTGGCAAGGACCGAAAGCGGCACCGAACGATGTCAAGGAGGATATACCAAAACTGTTGGAGCCGCTAATTAATGTATTTCTGCCGCCGGGTCTCAGCAGCGACCAGAGGCAGTCGGAGAAGAATGTAATATTTGCCTTTGTTCGTGGTTTAAATCAG ATTCGACGGGATTACGTGCAGAAAGACTTCACACACAGCTACGTGCTGAACAACGTTACGGCGCTAATCAACACGCACCCGTTC CTACTCTGGCAAGACTTATTGCCCGCCAACTGGTCCGGTCCTATCGTTATTCGAAGTCCGGCTTATTTGGAGCACTTGCGGAAGCTGTTTCTAACCTACCAGAATCGGGTGATTCACAATGCACTGTTGCTATTATTCGCGCTTAATACGCTACCACCAGGGAGACCATCCCCCCTTGTTTGTGCCAAAGCAACCAACTGGGCACTGCCGGAAGTAACGTCGGCGTTGTTCATCGGACAATACAGCGAACAGGTTATCGCACACGCGATCCATCGG ACGGAGGAAATGTTTGAAAACATGAAGCAGCACCTAAAGCGGGCACCATCGCTGCGAGGAGCCGCACTGGTGCGGCTTTCCCAGCTCAAAGTACAGGCCAAGGTGTGGCCGACACTCTTCAATCGGACGGAGATCGCGTCCATTCTTGATCAG ATTGAAATCAGCTCAGACAACTGGTTTGAAAATGTGCTCAAAATATATCAACTGAACAATAACCGGTCGTCAATCAGGAACGCGTCTGCGGAGTCCACTCATACTGC CTACGCCTACCCTCAAATCGCTCGCATTTTCTACGACACGCTGAGCCACTCGATAGTGGTGCCACTGTCGACGATTTTGGTGCCGTACTTTAATCCCGTGCTACCACCGTACCTGCATTATGCCACACTAGGGACGTCACTGGCCAAGGAAATCCTACGCTCCATAACGAAAGCTTTCGAGAGTAAGATTATGCAGTGTGTGCCCAACTCGGTCGACGTATTCTCCAACTCGAGCCGTATGGATTTGCTGATCTATTCGGGCGGGATGCAGATCGCTTACCACACGCTGCTGTCGTTGTCCGGGCCGATCAAGGGCATGAATCGATTGCCGGGTTTGAGCTTAACACCACCTCAAATCTTCTATCTGATGTCCGCGCAGGAGCTATGCGCAGAAGCCGAGTATGATGGGATCGACGTTCAGTCGAATGATTTCGATGAAAT ACTAACGTGGCTAATCTCGCAGGGCGGAAGTGCTTCGGACGTGTTCCAGTGCCATTCCAGTACAATGTtgagttttcaaaaaaactgcGACATCTGGTAG
- the LOC129731351 gene encoding neprilysin-3 isoform X2, whose translation MAITAATLLVTTLLVASPILFLISAAPSHLPKDCYVTDDHDCHPTPAPPPECSDSICRAAAISIQARMNWEVEPCREFKNYSCSPLEGNSLRAVKSPQETADIQMQQLLSLNTTAGLFRKLGRLYGSCLRQTLNDSAIKIRLDKLGGYLQIGSVGPQSISPLISKIQQIGPMPIIGIYYDLSYGRKPQTLLIIDGPATSSHILENPVRWQGPKAAPNDVKEDIPKLLEPLINVFLPPGLSSDQRQSEKNVIFAFVRGLNQIRRDYVQKDFTHSYVLNNVTALINTHPFLLWQDLLPANWSGPIVIRSPAYLEHLRKLFLTYQNRVIHNALLLLFALNTLPPGRPSPLVCAKATNWALPEVTSALFIGQYSEQVIAHAIHRTEEMFENMKQHLKRAPSLRGAALVRLSQLKVQAKVWPTLFNRTEIASILDQIEISSDNWFENVLKIYQLNNNRSSIRNASAESTHTAYAYPQIARIFYDTLSHSIVVPLSTILVPYFNPVLPPYLHYATLGTSLAKEILRSITKAFESKIMQCVPNSVDVFSNSSRMDLLIYSGGMQIAYHTLLSLSGPIKGMNRLPGLSLTPPQIFYLMSAQELCAEAEYDGIDVQSNDFDEILTWLISQGGSASDVFQCHSSTMLSFQKNCDIW comes from the exons ATGGCAATTACGGCGGCCACCCTACTAGTTACTACTCTGCTCGTCGCCTCGCCCATACTGTTCCTTATCTCAGCCGCACCGTCCCATCTACCGAAAGATTGCTACGTTACGGATGATCACGATTGCCACCCAACACCGGCACCTCCGCCGGAGTGTTCCGATTCTATCTGTCGGGCGGCGGCTATCAGCATACAGGCACGCATGAACTGGGAGGTGGAACCCTGTCGGGAGTTCAAAAACTATAGCTGTTCCCCGCTGGAAGGCAACAGTCTAAGGGCAGTGAAAAGCCCTCAAGAGACAGCCGACATTCAAATGCAGC aGTTGCTGTCACTCAACACGACCGCTGGACTGTTTCGGAAATTGGGTCGCCTTTACGGAAGTTGTCTCCGGCAAACATTAAATGATTCCGCAATTAAAATACGACTAGACAAACTGGGTGGCTATTTGCAGATTGGCTCAGTGGGACCACAAAGTATATCGCCTCTGATATCGAAAATTCAACAGATCGGTCCGATGCCGATTATCGGCATCTACTATGACCTGAGCTACGGACGTAAACCACAAACACTGCTAATAATTGATGGCCCAGCAACATCGTCACACATTCTAGAG AATCCTGTCCGTTGGCAAGGACCGAAAGCGGCACCGAACGATGTCAAGGAGGATATACCAAAACTGTTGGAGCCGCTAATTAATGTATTTCTGCCGCCGGGTCTCAGCAGCGACCAGAGGCAGTCGGAGAAGAATGTAATATTTGCCTTTGTTCGTGGTTTAAATCAG ATTCGACGGGATTACGTGCAGAAAGACTTCACACACAGCTACGTGCTGAACAACGTTACGGCGCTAATCAACACGCACCCGTTC CTACTCTGGCAAGACTTATTGCCCGCCAACTGGTCCGGTCCTATCGTTATTCGAAGTCCGGCTTATTTGGAGCACTTGCGGAAGCTGTTTCTAACCTACCAGAATCGGGTGATTCACAATGCACTGTTGCTATTATTCGCGCTTAATACGCTACCACCAGGGAGACCATCCCCCCTTGTTTGTGCCAAAGCAACCAACTGGGCACTGCCGGAAGTAACGTCGGCGTTGTTCATCGGACAATACAGCGAACAGGTTATCGCACACGCGATCCATCGG ACGGAGGAAATGTTTGAAAACATGAAGCAGCACCTAAAGCGGGCACCATCGCTGCGAGGAGCCGCACTGGTGCGGCTTTCCCAGCTCAAAGTACAGGCCAAGGTGTGGCCGACACTCTTCAATCGGACGGAGATCGCGTCCATTCTTGATCAG ATTGAAATCAGCTCAGACAACTGGTTTGAAAATGTGCTCAAAATATATCAACTGAACAATAACCGGTCGTCAATCAGGAACGCGTCTGCGGAGTCCACTCATACTGC CTACGCCTACCCTCAAATCGCTCGCATTTTCTACGACACGCTGAGCCACTCGATAGTGGTGCCACTGTCGACGATTTTGGTGCCGTACTTTAATCCCGTGCTACCACCGTACCTGCATTATGCCACACTAGGGACGTCACTGGCCAAGGAAATCCTACGCTCCATAACGAAAGCTTTCGAGAGTAAGATTATGCAGTGTGTGCCCAACTCGGTCGACGTATTCTCCAACTCGAGCCGTATGGATTTGCTGATCTATTCGGGCGGGATGCAGATCGCTTACCACACGCTGCTGTCGTTGTCCGGGCCGATCAAGGGCATGAATCGATTGCCGGGTTTGAGCTTAACACCACCTCAAATCTTCTATCTGATGTCCGCGCAGGAGCTATGCGCAGAAGCCGAGTATGATGGGATCGACGTTCAGTCGAATGATTTCGATGAAAT ACTAACGTGGCTAATCTCGCAGGGCGGAAGTGCTTCGGACGTGTTCCAGTGCCATTCCAGTACAATGTtgagttttcaaaaaaactgcGACATCTGGTAG